The Punica granatum isolate Tunisia-2019 chromosome 4, ASM765513v2, whole genome shotgun sequence genome has a window encoding:
- the LOC116203453 gene encoding uncharacterized protein LOC116203453 — protein MGLASIVLEILKGPSFGAVVSELVVLMVPIWVALFLGVLTGWVWRPQWANLAGAVSGGSKDSSPSSNSGEESDSATKGSGQTLSQMRLVSSEGATDRKIFSEPSAAVSNCSMVKAETEKTGLVNSDDLEHLCRLVEVKDGGPAWIQMMDRSTATMSYQAWRRDPETGPPQYRSRTVFEDASPELVRDFFWDDDFRLKWDNMLLSASTLEECPTTGTMVVQWVRKFPFFCSDREYIIGRRIWESGRAYYCVTKGVPCSTVPRRNKPRRVDLYYSSWCIRAVESKRGDGQLTSCEVLLFHHEDMGIPWEIAKLGVRQGMWGAVKKIEPGLRSYQKERASREAAISRCAFMAQINTKVSADYLSSLDNTSSSSSELSEIANKDRDSSSEKNQLGKNVSKLIVFGGAIVLACTLDRGLLSRAVIFGAARRFGQIGRR, from the exons ATGGGTTTAGCTTCGATTGTTCTTGAGATCTTGAAGGGGCCCAGCTTTGGAGCGGTGGTGTCGGAACTCGTGGTTCTGATGGTTCCTATCTGGGTTGCGCTGTTTCTTGGAGTTCTGACCGGGTGGGTATGGAGGCCTCAGTGGGCGAATCTTGCTGGAGCGGTCTCTGGTGGCTCGAAAGATTCGTCCCCTTCTTCAAATTCAGGAGAGGAATCTGATTCTGCTACTAAAGGTTCTGGTCAAACCTTGAGTCAAATGAGATTGGTCTCCTCTGAAGGAGCTACGGATAGAAAAATCTTCTCTGAACCTTCCGCAGCTGTTTCCAACTGCAG TATGGTGAAGGCTGAAACTGAAAAAACTGGTCTAGTTAACTCAGATGATTTGGAGCATTTATGCCGGCTTGTGGAGGTGAAAGATGGAGGGCCTGCTTGGATTCAGATGATGGACCGCTCGACAGCCACTATGAGCTACCAAGCTTGGCGTAGAGATCCCGAG ACTGGGCCTCCGCAATACAGGAGCAGGACTGTTTTTGAGGATGCGAGTCCTGAACTCGTGAGGGATTTCTTCTGGGATGATGACTTTCGGTTGAAGTGGGACAACATGCTCCTTTCAGCTTCCACTTTGGAGGAGTGCCCGACCACTGGAACTATGGTGGTGCAGTGGGTTCGTAAG TTCCCATTCTTCTGTAGTGATAGGGAATACATAATTGGGCGTCGGATTTGGGAATCAGGACGAGCATATTATTGCGTGACAAAG GGAGTGCCCTGCTCCACTGTGCCAAGGCGCAATAAACCAAGACGCGTAGATCTATACTATTCAAGCTGGTGTATCCGAGCAG TTGAATCAAAGAGAGGAGATGGGCAACTGACCTCCTGTGAAGTACTGCTGTTCCATCACGAAGACATGGGCATCCCATGGGAAATCGCCAAGCTCGGGGTCCGCCAAGGAATGTGGGGGGCTGTCAAGAAGATAGAGCCGGGGCTACGCTCATACCAGAAGGAGAGAGCCTCCAGGGAAGCTGCAATCTCCCGCTGCGCTTTTATGGCACAGATCAACACCAAAGTCAGTGCAGACTATCTCAGTTCCTTGGACAACACTTCCAGCAGTAGTAGTGAGTTGTCTGAAATTGCTAATAAAGACCGCGATTCCTCCTCGGAGAAGAACCAGCTGGGGAAGAATGTATCGAAGCTCATAGTTTTTGGGGGAGCGATTGTTCTTGCCTGCACTCTTGATCGAGGATTGTTGTCGAGAGCAGTTATCTTCGGGGCTGCCCGAAGGTTCGGGCAGATTGGTAGGAGATAA